A region of the Legionella sp. PATHC035 genome:
TTGGGGTTTAGTCAGTGTTTTTGCCTTTACCGGCTTCCTGGGGTATACCTTAGGACCAGTACTTAGCGCCTACATTAGTCATTTCAGTAACGGCCCACAATTAATTGCAACGGCCTTAGGCGGTACTGGTATCATTTTCTTTGCTTTATCTGGTTATGCATTAACAACGAAAAAAGATTTTAGCTTCCTGGGCGGATTTCTTTTTGTAGGTATGATGGTCGTTTTATTGGCGATGATTGCAGGAATTTTCATTCACATCCCTGCTTTGCAATTAGCCATTTCAGCTGCTTTCATACTGATTTCTTCAGGATTAATTCTCATGCAAACCAGTGCAATTATTCATGAAGGTGAAACCAATTACATTTCAGCTACAGTAGGTCTTTTTGTATCGATTTATAACTTGTTCGTCAGCTTGCTTAACATATTAGGTGCGTTTTCAGGCCGCGACTAGTTATCCATTCTCCTCTACCTGAATCCCGGTTAGTTTTTTTGCCGGGATTTTTTTTGTATTTTTGCAAGACTTGAAGTGGTCAATAAGATATAAAAGGTACGAACCACCACGTGTTGCTGATTTATGCTCCCTCAATAGCCTAACTAAAGCCTATCACAAGCAACAAAAATAAAACGTATCGTCCAATTGTTGAATAAAAACGCAGAATTAATTATAATCTACCATTATTTACTTTTTTTTAAAAAAATGGCTATTAGTCAAAAAATGATTGAGGAGCTAGCTCCCAAAATTCAATCAGACTGGTTTTCTGTTCAAGGTAACGTTGCCGACAGCATCGTGGACCAAACGAATTCCCTCCCTTGCTGGCAATTTAGAATTAGTATTAAACCTAATCGAAAAAATGCCTTAAAAGCTCTGAAAGCGCTCGCCACCATCAAACAATTTCAAACTAACTTTCATCCAGAATTTAAAGTATTTTTACCCGACGATAACGATAATTTAAGTACATGGGATCCTTCGTTGCATGGAGGAGATAGAGACCAAAGAGGAAAAGAAATTTGTGTTTATATGGAATACTGTCTATCTAAGAACAAGCCTGAATATTATGAGGGGCAAGCTTACCCTAATCCCGCATATTTAAAGATATTAATGTTGAGTATATGGAAAGCCTTGCAAGATGAAGGGGTAGAGTTAGCATACAGCAGTCCTTCTAGAGGCGAGAAGGAGGTTCATTGCGAACAGGAATTTATTACTCCATTTACCTATAGTTCAAATAAGCCGTATAAAAAACGACATGGGATTTTGCATCAGCATGACGATTATAATCCAGAGCGATATCAAGACCCATTAGAAAGCGTTTCGATTAGTTTGAAAGATTTACAAGAGTATCGTATTCATCCACTAGGAGTGGTTAAATCTGCGCAGCGATTAATTTACCATTTTCAGCATTATCGATTAAGAAAATCAGAAACAGATAAGGAGCTCAAAGAACTCCTACACTCGGCGAAAGAAAATGCTGAGAGTACAGACAAGGTATTTAATGATTATCAAGAAGTGGTTCAAGTATTAAATAATCTACTTAGAGAACAATCAAGCGTTAGTCTGGAAAAATTAACAAACGATTACATTCAACTTTTAAAAGAAAAGGAAGTATCATTATCACTTCCATCTGAAGCGACATTACCTGAAAAATCTTTCTCAAAACATCTTCAAATATTAATGGCCTTGGTACAATTAGAAGATAAATCCGAGGTTAATATTAGATCGAAAATTTTCAACTATTTTCCGGAAACAATAAAGACTGAAATGAGTGCCGCGAAAGATCCGGAATTCTATAGCCTATGTATCCAGAACTTAGTTAAAGATATAAAAAGATCACTGGATAATGAAAAAAGATTAAGCGTTCTAGAAATGATGGAACTTAATCCTGAGTTAAATCAAGAAGATTGTGAAACAGCTTTTGACTACTACCCGCAAAGGTTCCAGACAATATATCAAAAACTTGTTCATTCTGAGAATGAAAAAATGGCTATTTTGAAGGAATATAAACGCTTTCTTTCATTACCCAAAATAGCGAGCTTTCCCGGTTCTTATAGTGAAATCACTTATGAAATAAGTGATAAACTGAAACAAGCAAGAGCAATTTTAGATGATTATACAAAAAGTAACTCTTGGATAAGTAGAGTTATTCATGCTCATTGGAATAGACATCATGTAGTTGATGTTAATAAAATTGTGAAGGCACTCGATACAGGAGAAATTTCCTCTATGGAGGAATTATCAGTTCGTCTGGCTAAAATCCCCTTGAAAAATCCTAAGGGTTCTTTAGCAAGACGCATGGAGTTTATTTTATTGCCTTATGCTCAAAGTTTAAACTATCCAAAAGACCAAAACGACAATGAAGAGCGTTTGTTGCTATCATGAACCATTAATCTTGAAAGCACTAACACGTCGAACAAAGGAAATGTTTTATCAATAAAGAAAGATCACAAAGAAAATCATATCTTGGTGACGATTTATGAAAAACGATTATTAACTTTGTTGCCAGGTAGCTTTCGCCCTGAATAGTTCGGGCAAATCATCTACAGTCTTTCTTATCTCTTGAGGTAAGGCAAACAAATCACGAGATTTTTGGTAATACACACCTAATGGAACTGGATAATCTGGAAAAGACAACGAAGCAAGACGCATTGCTGCATTGAAATTGCTGGGGTCATGATGATAAATATCCTCTGCATCAGCTGGGGCACAGATCAATTGCTCATCTTTTACCAGCAATGCCTTGTCTTTTTGTACGCCAAATAGCAAGGGTTGCCCTTCTTCCAATACCACTGTATTTTCGGCTCGATTACTTTTAACCGCAAATTCATCAAAAGCACCATGATTGAAGATATTGCAATCTTGATAGATTTCTACAAATGAACAGCCCTGATGTTCCTGGGCTTTTCTTAAGATAGTACTCAAATGAACAGGATCTTTGTCTACTGCACGAGCTACGAAGCTTGCACCAGCCGCTAACGCTAAGGTCAGGGGATTTACCGGTTCCGTTGCTACCCCCTTAGGAGAAGTTTTGGTTACTTGGCCTTTTTGTGATGTGGGTGAAAATTGTCCTTTAGTTAAGCCATACACCTGATTATTAAATAATAAAATATTAACATTGACGTTACGACGTAAAATATGAATTAAATGATTACCGCCAATACTTAAAGCGTCACCATCTCCGGTAATTACCCAAACGCATAAATCGTCACGAAGTGCCTTTAATCCAGTTGCAACTGCTGTGGCTCGGCCATGAATGGTATGAAATCCATACGTATTCATGTAGTAAGGCAATCGTCCTGCGCATCCTATACCTGAAATAAAAACATGCTGTTCTGGAGCGAACCCTAAATCAGGCAACATTTTTTGTAACGCCATTAAGATGGCATAATCACCACAGCCAGGACACCAGCGAACTTCATTTGCATTAGCGAAATCTTCACGTTTATAGTTATTATTCATAATGGGCTTCCGCTTTGATAGTTTTCACCAGATGACTGACAGTAAAAGGCTGACCATTCGATTGACTTATCACTTGCGCATCAACCAAATAGTTTGCCCGAATAATCTGACATAAATGCCCTGAATTTAATTCAGCAACCAAAACTTTATCGTATTTTTTTACAATAGCGCCTAAATCTTCGGGTAAAGGATTGAGATGACGTAAATGTACATAAGCAATCGCTAATCCTTGTTCCAAGCACTGCAAAACTGCTGATTTTAAGCTGCCGTAAGTGCTGCCCCAACCAATTAAAATGATTGATGCATTGGCATCCCCTTCAATCGTCAAAGGAGCATATTCTCGTGCAATCCCATTAATTTTCTGTTGTCGTAAAAGAACCATTTTTTGGTGATTTTCAGCATCATAACTTACCCGACCCTCTTCACCTTGTTTTTCTAGGCCGCCCAATTGATGAATAAATCCCGGCGTCCCAGGTTTATTCCAGCTACGACTTAAAAATTCATCCCGCGTAAATGGCTTTGGAAAACGGTTAAATTCAATTTGAGGTACTTTTAAAGACGCTGCCTCTGGTATTTTCCACGGCTCCGCTGCATTGGCCAGATAAGCATCCAGTAAAACAATCACGGGAGTCATGTATTTCACCGCCAAACAAAATGCCTCTAGCACTGTATTAAAACAATCTGCTGCGGATTGTGCTGCCAATACCGGTAATGGCGCTTCGCCATGTCGCCCGTAAAGTGCTTGTCGTAAATCACTTTGACTTGTTTTTGTGGGCAATCCTGTAGAAGCTCCTGCGCGTTGTACATCAAGCAAAACCAGGGGTAATTCAGCCACCACAGCCAAACCAAGACTTTCACTTTTTAAATCCAAACCCGGTCCGGAAGTTGTCGTTAAAGCCAATCTGCCACCATATGCAGCACCAATACACGCACAAATGGCAGCAATTTCGTCTTCTGCTTGCAATAACTGCACTCCATAATCAGCTAGACGCGCACATTCATGCAGTATTGCTGACGAAGGTGTAATCGGGTATCCTGAAACTAACATTGGGACTTGCGTTGAAGTTGCAAGTGCGGCAAGTGCTAAGCCTACTGCTTCAACCCCGGTAATTTGGCGATACTCCCCCACATCTCGATTTACTTCGCCCAGCATATAGTCACGGCGCGTTAACTCTAAGGTCATGCCATAATTGTATCCGGCTAATAAAGCCAATTGATTGGCTTGGGCAACCATAGGATTTGCTTTGAATTTTTTGGTAATGAATGCTTCGCACGCTGTTGTGGATAAATCAAATAACCACAGTACCAAACCCAAAACATAAAAATTCTTGGTTTTTGTCGCTTGCGGCTTTGTTAATTCAAGCGAAGATACGGCTTGTAAGGTCTGGGTAATTAAAGGAAATGAAATAATTTGATAATGCTCGGCGCAATTATCAAGAAAGCTCTTGTCCATTCCAGCCCTTTGCCAGTCTTTGTCCTGATAGCTGTCCTCATTGATAATGAGCAAACCACCTTGATTCAAATGTTGCAAAGAATTTTTTAATGCAGCAGGATTTAAAGCAACCAGTACATCAAGGGACTCACCTGCGGTAAAAATAGCATGCTCGGCCATTGCCAGTTGAAAACCAGAAACCCCAGCCACAGTGCCTGCTGGCGCTCGAATTTCTGCAGGAAAGTCAGGTAAAGTCCGTACATCACGACCAGTAAGTGCCGCACTGATAGTGAGTTGTTCCCCCACCAATTGGACACCATCACCTGAATCCCCAGTAATCCGAATTACAATAACGTCAGATGTTGACATAAAGTCTTGCTTCCTGCATGAGTTGACGCATGTGTCTTACTGCCTCTTTCATACCACAAAATAGAGCTCGGGCAATAATCGCATGGCCAATGTTAAGTTCGTGTAATTCATTTATAGCCGCTATGGCTTGTACATTATGATAGTTGAGACCATGGCCTGCATTGACAATCAAATTTAAGCTGGCCGCATATTCCGCAGCGTGTCTTATCCGTTCTAATTCACGCTGTTGTTGTTCCACATCGACGGCATCCGCATAACAACCTGTGTGCAATTCAATCACAGGAGCGCCAACATCTGCTGCAGCCGCAATTTGATCAGGTTCTGGATCAATAAATAAAGAAACTTCACTACCTATAGCCTGCAAACGTCTTACTGCATTTTCTACCGATTTTCGATGTGTGAGCACATCTAAACCACCTTCTGTGGTTATCTCTTCCCGCTTTTCTGGAACCAAACACGTATGTTCAGGTGCAATTTCTTCTGCAAAATCGAGCATCGCGTCGGTTACTGCCAATTCAAGATTCATTCGCGTTTGTAATACTTGTTTAATCAAACGTACATCGCGAGCCTGGATATGGCGTAAATCTTCTCTCATATGTAAAGTAATACCATCAGCACCAGCTTCTTCGGCATCCATCGCAGCTTGAACCGGATCAGGGTAGCGGGTTCCGCGCGCTTGACGTACAGTAGCTATATGATCGATATTGACACCCAGTAATATTGGCTTATTCATGCAACACCTTACTAAATAAAATAAAGAGTATAAGGTCCATCATGGCCTAGAGCAAGAACCCTATTTATTTAAGGTGGGAAGAAAAGTACGGTTTTTCTAGATCCTTTCGTGAACCACACTCTTATTCACACTCATTTATTTTACTTCTGCAAAATACAATGCCCTTGTCTTAATCTCACGCCCACCTAAAAGATGATCTATTGCTTGGCGCATAATTATTTTTGCTGATTTGAGATAGGGCGCTTCGTTTAAATTATCTTGTGCCAATGCAAGAATATGCGCACCAGGTATTCCTCTACTGTCTTCAACAAAGCCTTCACCCGCGACAAATTGATAACATACCTCTTCAACAATCAGATTTGCCGTTCTTGCTTCATGCGTTAATGAAAACGAATAACCACATGCATGAAGTAAAGTCCACTCAAAACGCCTTAACAGGGCTTCAATCATCAATCGCTCCGTGGTCGAAGCAAGACCATTCATAGTAAATAGATAGGCATCAAATAAGGTTGAATCAGAATAGTTAGGGCTTAGTGCATAATAGAGAATTTCATTGACATATAAGCCCGCAAAAAGCGAGCTGCCGTTAAGGTAAAGTGTTGGGGAAATACTTTCAACCGTTTGTGCATAATGTCGCTCATGACGTTCCGAAAGACTCACCCATAAAGGTGTAAACGGTTGGAGAAGGGCTTGCTTTTTAGGGGTGCGCCCCCCTTTATAAAGGCACTGGATCAATCCTAGCTCGCGTGTAAAAAAACTAACTTGAGCACTTGTATCCCCAGACCATTTTTTATGTAAAACCCAAGCCTCTATCGTCTTAGTGGTCATAGCCTAATTGTTTTAATATACGCTCGTCATCCGACCAGCCTGATTTTACTTTGCACCAGCACTGTAAGAATACTTTTTTACCTAATAGCTTTTCCATATCCATCCGTGCATTAGTTGCCATTTCCTTTAATTTTTGTCCCTTATCACCAATAATCATACGTTTATGATTGTCTTTATCTACAAGAATTAATGCATGAATGCGCACAAGCGCGCCTTCATCTTTATAAGATTCTATGTCTACAGTAACAGAATAAGGTAATTCTTGTCCGCAAAAACGGAAAATCTTTTCACGCAATAATTCAGCACATAAAAATTTGATGGACCGATCAGTCAATTGGTCATCAGGAAACAGATGAGGTCCCTCGGGCAGATAATTCCGTAATTGATCTTGCAGATCATCAACTTGGACCCCTGTTTTTGCAGATACAGGAATAATTGCGGCAAACTCATGCTTTTCACTCATTTGCTCTATCCAAGGCAATAACTGCGTTTTGTCATCAATTTTATCTACTTTATTGACCACTAAAATACAAGGTACTTTGGCCTGTTTGACCAAACTTAAAACGTATTCATCTTCTTCTTGCCAATGAGTTCCATCAACTAAAAAAGCAATCACATCCACATCACGCAATACACTTATTGCCGTTTTGTTCATCATGCGATTCATTGCTTTTTTACTTCCCTGATGGATTCCAGGCGTATCGACATAAACAAATTGGTAATCACCCTCAGTACGTATCCCCAAAATACTGTGACGGGTTGTTTGAGGCTTTCTTGAGGTAATGCTGACTTTTTGTTGCAAAATACAATTGAGGAGTGTTGATTTACCTACATTAGGCCTACCAACCAAGGCGATATAACCACAATAACTAGTCATTAAAATAGATTCCTGTTTATTTTTAAAACATTTTATCAGTCACACCATAAAATTTCCAGATTTTGTAGCCGCTCCTACTTGATATTTCATTAAAAAACCAAGTATCCTGTGCAGTATGTGAACAAAGGATGGTTCCGATGTCTGATTTTGTAACGACAAAAGGGCACACACAAATTATCGTTCCCTTAACCATTACCCCCTTTAGCCATCAAGCACTACCCACGGTTACTGGAAGTCCATTCAGCCATGAAGCAGGGGCAGTACTTTATGGGCATTATAATATGGAATACCTCCTCCCTGGAGGTGACAGGCTGCGCTTAATTGCCAACCATGATAAAAAAACCGTGCAGCTTATGTTATTCACCCACCACGACGAACTAATCCAACTTCTTCCAGGAGATCGACCCGCTTCATTAGTTGCTAACATCATCAGCAAAGTTCATCGCTACCGAATACGTTCAGCCAGTTACAGCCATCCTCTCAC
Encoded here:
- a CDS encoding Bax inhibitor-1/YccA family protein, which encodes MNRNDVTILTRRNESVLSSNKVLRNTYLLLGLTFLFSAFMAVLSLTSGARPMNPLLMIVGVYGLMFLTQALRNSVWGLVSVFAFTGFLGYTLGPVLSAYISHFSNGPQLIATALGGTGIIFFALSGYALTTKKDFSFLGGFLFVGMMVVLLAMIAGIFIHIPALQLAISAAFILISSGLILMQTSAIIHEGETNYISATVGLFVSIYNLFVSLLNILGAFSGRD
- a CDS encoding DUF5617 domain-containing protein: MLNKNAELIIIYHYLLFFKKMAISQKMIEELAPKIQSDWFSVQGNVADSIVDQTNSLPCWQFRISIKPNRKNALKALKALATIKQFQTNFHPEFKVFLPDDNDNLSTWDPSLHGGDRDQRGKEICVYMEYCLSKNKPEYYEGQAYPNPAYLKILMLSIWKALQDEGVELAYSSPSRGEKEVHCEQEFITPFTYSSNKPYKKRHGILHQHDDYNPERYQDPLESVSISLKDLQEYRIHPLGVVKSAQRLIYHFQHYRLRKSETDKELKELLHSAKENAESTDKVFNDYQEVVQVLNNLLREQSSVSLEKLTNDYIQLLKEKEVSLSLPSEATLPEKSFSKHLQILMALVQLEDKSEVNIRSKIFNYFPETIKTEMSAAKDPEFYSLCIQNLVKDIKRSLDNEKRLSVLEMMELNPELNQEDCETAFDYYPQRFQTIYQKLVHSENEKMAILKEYKRFLSLPKIASFPGSYSEITYEISDKLKQARAILDDYTKSNSWISRVIHAHWNRHHVVDVNKIVKALDTGEISSMEELSVRLAKIPLKNPKGSLARRMEFILLPYAQSLNYPKDQNDNEERLLLS
- a CDS encoding 2-oxoacid:ferredoxin oxidoreductase subunit beta, whose product is MNNNYKREDFANANEVRWCPGCGDYAILMALQKMLPDLGFAPEQHVFISGIGCAGRLPYYMNTYGFHTIHGRATAVATGLKALRDDLCVWVITGDGDALSIGGNHLIHILRRNVNVNILLFNNQVYGLTKGQFSPTSQKGQVTKTSPKGVATEPVNPLTLALAAGASFVARAVDKDPVHLSTILRKAQEHQGCSFVEIYQDCNIFNHGAFDEFAVKSNRAENTVVLEEGQPLLFGVQKDKALLVKDEQLICAPADAEDIYHHDPSNFNAAMRLASLSFPDYPVPLGVYYQKSRDLFALPQEIRKTVDDLPELFRAKATWQQS
- a CDS encoding 2-oxoacid:acceptor oxidoreductase subunit alpha: MSTSDVIVIRITGDSGDGVQLVGEQLTISAALTGRDVRTLPDFPAEIRAPAGTVAGVSGFQLAMAEHAIFTAGESLDVLVALNPAALKNSLQHLNQGGLLIINEDSYQDKDWQRAGMDKSFLDNCAEHYQIISFPLITQTLQAVSSLELTKPQATKTKNFYVLGLVLWLFDLSTTACEAFITKKFKANPMVAQANQLALLAGYNYGMTLELTRRDYMLGEVNRDVGEYRQITGVEAVGLALAALATSTQVPMLVSGYPITPSSAILHECARLADYGVQLLQAEDEIAAICACIGAAYGGRLALTTTSGPGLDLKSESLGLAVVAELPLVLLDVQRAGASTGLPTKTSQSDLRQALYGRHGEAPLPVLAAQSAADCFNTVLEAFCLAVKYMTPVIVLLDAYLANAAEPWKIPEAASLKVPQIEFNRFPKPFTRDEFLSRSWNKPGTPGFIHQLGGLEKQGEEGRVSYDAENHQKMVLLRQQKINGIAREYAPLTIEGDANASIILIGWGSTYGSLKSAVLQCLEQGLAIAYVHLRHLNPLPEDLGAIVKKYDKVLVAELNSGHLCQIIRANYLVDAQVISQSNGQPFTVSHLVKTIKAEAHYE
- the pdxJ gene encoding pyridoxine 5'-phosphate synthase, coding for MNKPILLGVNIDHIATVRQARGTRYPDPVQAAMDAEEAGADGITLHMREDLRHIQARDVRLIKQVLQTRMNLELAVTDAMLDFAEEIAPEHTCLVPEKREEITTEGGLDVLTHRKSVENAVRRLQAIGSEVSLFIDPEPDQIAAAADVGAPVIELHTGCYADAVDVEQQQRELERIRHAAEYAASLNLIVNAGHGLNYHNVQAIAAINELHELNIGHAIIARALFCGMKEAVRHMRQLMQEARLYVNI
- the recO gene encoding DNA repair protein RecO; its protein translation is MTTKTIEAWVLHKKWSGDTSAQVSFFTRELGLIQCLYKGGRTPKKQALLQPFTPLWVSLSERHERHYAQTVESISPTLYLNGSSLFAGLYVNEILYYALSPNYSDSTLFDAYLFTMNGLASTTERLMIEALLRRFEWTLLHACGYSFSLTHEARTANLIVEEVCYQFVAGEGFVEDSRGIPGAHILALAQDNLNEAPYLKSAKIIMRQAIDHLLGGREIKTRALYFAEVK
- the era gene encoding GTPase Era, producing the protein MTSYCGYIALVGRPNVGKSTLLNCILQQKVSITSRKPQTTRHSILGIRTEGDYQFVYVDTPGIHQGSKKAMNRMMNKTAISVLRDVDVIAFLVDGTHWQEEDEYVLSLVKQAKVPCILVVNKVDKIDDKTQLLPWIEQMSEKHEFAAIIPVSAKTGVQVDDLQDQLRNYLPEGPHLFPDDQLTDRSIKFLCAELLREKIFRFCGQELPYSVTVDIESYKDEGALVRIHALILVDKDNHKRMIIGDKGQKLKEMATNARMDMEKLLGKKVFLQCWCKVKSGWSDDERILKQLGYDH